In Actinomadura citrea, a single window of DNA contains:
- a CDS encoding AraC family transcriptional regulator, with protein MHRVRLAEVFPPGRPPIAAERFELRSDTAAHSHDFIELAVVTGGTATHVSAAGEQPLDRGAVTMLRPGDWHGYRGCDRLTVYNLYISPEAFRRELAWMRAAPHLGPSVRIAGRSGRHTGHPLRLDPTALRVVETGLAETSGEPGSDPALHPGPAYAVRVGILLCLLGGVAAHGSTDATSERTDHVHPAVLAAAQFLEDDIQRAWNLGELASTVNLSPPYLTRMFTAHLGVPPMTYLGRLRAERAAALLIETDLSVAAIGRLAGWHDPNYASRRFRHFFALSPAAYRARFRPGGC; from the coding sequence ATGCATCGCGTGCGGCTCGCTGAGGTGTTTCCGCCGGGGCGGCCGCCCATCGCCGCCGAGCGGTTCGAGTTGCGGAGCGACACCGCCGCCCACAGCCATGACTTCATTGAGCTCGCCGTCGTCACCGGTGGCACTGCCACCCACGTCTCGGCCGCGGGCGAGCAGCCTCTGGACCGCGGTGCGGTGACGATGCTCCGCCCGGGCGACTGGCACGGCTACCGCGGCTGCGACCGTCTGACCGTCTACAACCTGTACATCAGCCCGGAGGCGTTTCGGCGCGAACTGGCCTGGATGCGCGCCGCCCCGCACCTCGGCCCCTCAGTGCGCATCGCCGGCCGATCCGGCCGCCACACGGGCCACCCGCTGCGGCTCGACCCCACCGCGCTGCGAGTGGTCGAAACCGGCCTGGCGGAAACCTCCGGTGAGCCCGGTTCCGATCCGGCCCTTCATCCCGGACCGGCCTACGCCGTGCGGGTCGGGATTCTGCTCTGCCTTCTGGGCGGCGTCGCGGCACATGGCTCCACGGATGCCACCAGCGAACGAACCGATCATGTCCATCCCGCGGTGTTGGCCGCGGCGCAGTTCTTGGAGGACGACATTCAGCGGGCCTGGAACCTGGGCGAACTCGCCTCCACCGTGAACTTGTCGCCCCCCTACCTGACTCGCATGTTCACCGCGCATCTCGGAGTTCCGCCCATGACCTATCTCGGCAGGCTGCGAGCAGAGCGCGCTGCGGCACTCCTCATCGAGACCGACCTGTCCGTGGCAGCGATCGGAAGGCTCGCCGGCTGGCACGATCCCAACTACGCGAGCCGCCGGTTCCGGCACTTCTTCGCTCTCAGCCCGGCCGCATACCGCGCCCGATTCCGCCCCGGCGGGTGTTAG
- a CDS encoding phytanoyl-CoA dioxygenase family protein, whose translation MSAYRRDGFVHLPGVISRADAARFAEAALAARSTVRDHHNGTIFTQLLQLWRHDETLRELTLNPDLAAIAARLAGIPLRLWHDQLLIKEPRNGASTEFHQDQPYWPHAGSRHALSAWVALVDVPVDRGCMTFIPGSQHLDGLRPQDLSNHADMFTVAPELLWERRITVPLRAGDCTLHNSRLAHSATPNLTGDPRIAHVIIYADADLTLAAGPAHPVTDPLGLTVGDPLPDEHFPRFAEPADEPRPRTTPTT comes from the coding sequence GTGTCAGCGTATCGCCGTGATGGTTTCGTCCACCTGCCCGGAGTGATCTCCCGGGCCGACGCGGCCAGGTTCGCCGAAGCGGCGCTGGCGGCCCGCTCCACCGTCCGGGACCACCACAACGGGACGATCTTCACGCAACTGCTCCAGCTGTGGCGTCACGATGAGACCCTGCGCGAGCTCACCCTGAACCCCGACCTGGCGGCCATCGCGGCCCGGCTGGCGGGGATCCCGCTGCGGCTGTGGCACGACCAGCTGCTGATCAAGGAGCCGCGGAACGGGGCCTCGACGGAATTCCACCAGGACCAGCCGTACTGGCCGCACGCCGGTTCACGGCATGCCCTCTCGGCCTGGGTGGCGCTGGTGGACGTGCCGGTCGACCGCGGCTGCATGACGTTCATCCCCGGCTCCCAGCACCTGGACGGCCTGCGCCCACAGGATCTGTCAAACCATGCCGACATGTTCACCGTGGCGCCCGAACTGCTGTGGGAACGGCGCATCACGGTCCCCCTTCGCGCGGGCGACTGCACGCTCCACAACTCCCGCCTCGCCCACAGCGCCACGCCCAACCTCACCGGCGACCCCCGTATCGCCCACGTCATCATCTACGCGGACGCGGACCTGACCTTGGCGGCCGGACCCGCACACCCCGTCACCGACCCGCTCGGCCTGACCGTGGGCGACCCCCTTCCGGACGAACATTTCCCACGCTTCGCCGAGCCCGCCGACGAGCCGCGGCCGAGAACCACTCCGACAACGTGA
- a CDS encoding SDR family NAD(P)-dependent oxidoreductase has protein sequence MDIDLRGRTAFVSGSTKGIGHAIAAGLARAGAATIVNGRAEDSVTGALDALRTRLPEADLRGVVADVATAEGAEAVRAEAPDVDILVNNLGIFSARPVLEIDDEEWRRYFEVNVLSGVRLARLYLPGMTERGWGRVQFIASDSAVVTPAEMVHYGVSKTALLAVSRGYAKAVAGTGVTVNTVLAGPTHTAGVEDFVAEMVGEDLPWDEAQRRFMTEHRPNSLLQRLIEPEEIASMVVYLSSPHASATTGGAVRVDGGYVDAILP, from the coding sequence ATGGACATCGATCTCAGGGGGCGGACCGCCTTCGTCAGCGGTTCCACCAAGGGCATCGGCCACGCCATCGCCGCGGGGCTGGCACGGGCCGGGGCGGCGACCATCGTCAACGGGCGGGCCGAGGACAGTGTCACCGGCGCTCTGGACGCACTGCGGACGCGACTCCCGGAGGCGGACCTGCGGGGCGTGGTCGCCGATGTCGCCACCGCCGAGGGCGCTGAGGCGGTGCGGGCCGAGGCGCCCGACGTCGACATCCTGGTGAACAACCTCGGCATCTTCTCGGCGCGGCCCGTCCTGGAGATCGACGATGAGGAGTGGCGGCGCTACTTCGAGGTCAACGTGCTGTCGGGAGTGCGGCTCGCCCGCCTCTACCTGCCGGGCATGACCGAGCGGGGCTGGGGGCGCGTGCAGTTCATCGCCAGCGACTCGGCGGTCGTGACCCCCGCGGAGATGGTGCATTACGGTGTGTCGAAGACGGCGCTGCTGGCGGTCTCGCGCGGCTACGCCAAGGCCGTCGCGGGCACGGGCGTCACCGTCAACACCGTCCTGGCCGGACCGACCCACACCGCGGGCGTGGAGGACTTCGTCGCCGAGATGGTCGGGGAGGACCTGCCCTGGGACGAGGCGCAGCGCCGCTTCATGACCGAGCACCGCCCGAACTCGCTGCTCCAGCGGCTCATCGAGCCAGAAGAGATCGCCAGCATGGTCGTCTACCTCAGCTCGCCGCACGCGTCCGCCACCACCGGCGGGGCGGTCCGCGTCGACGGCGGCTACGTCGACGCGATCCTGCCCTAG
- a CDS encoding ATP-grasp domain-containing protein: MILLWGHPEERPFAQVLRALHARGADPLVLDQRRPMTVTSGTVRTAGASWNLAGVTAAYLRPYDAARLPAVTRSPARTALTRYARRAAPALCAWADHAPALVVNRPSASATNAAKACQGLLVEAAGFAVPPSLVTDDAQALAEFAGEHGAVVVKPGSGIRARVALADVHDPGRMARLATCPTFFQRHIPGEDVRVHVVGDRTFAVRLASDAVDYRVRDAALKQSTVELPGDLPERCVALARALGLVVAGIDLRMTPEGDWFCFEANPAPAFTFFAGADQVAEAVADLLHAHRPSS, translated from the coding sequence GCCCAGGTCCTGAGGGCCCTGCACGCGCGCGGCGCCGACCCCCTCGTCCTGGATCAGCGCCGCCCGATGACCGTGACGTCCGGCACCGTGCGCACCGCGGGCGCCTCGTGGAACCTCGCCGGCGTGACGGCGGCGTACCTGCGCCCCTACGACGCGGCCCGGCTGCCCGCCGTCACCAGATCCCCGGCGCGTACGGCCCTGACCCGGTACGCCCGCCGCGCCGCGCCCGCCCTGTGCGCCTGGGCCGACCACGCGCCCGCCCTGGTGGTCAACCGCCCGTCGGCGTCGGCGACCAACGCCGCCAAGGCATGCCAGGGCCTGCTGGTCGAGGCGGCCGGTTTCGCGGTGCCGCCCAGCCTGGTCACCGACGACGCCCAGGCCCTCGCCGAGTTCGCCGGCGAGCACGGGGCGGTCGTGGTGAAGCCCGGCAGCGGCATCCGCGCCCGCGTCGCGCTCGCCGACGTCCACGACCCCGGCAGGATGGCCCGCCTGGCCACCTGCCCCACGTTCTTCCAGCGGCACATCCCGGGCGAGGACGTACGCGTCCACGTCGTCGGCGACCGGACCTTCGCGGTCCGGCTCGCCTCCGACGCCGTCGACTACCGAGTTCGCGACGCGGCCCTGAAGCAGAGCACGGTCGAGTTGCCCGGCGACCTCCCTGAACGCTGCGTGGCCCTGGCCCGAGCCCTGGGGCTGGTCGTCGCGGGCATCGACCTGCGCATGACCCCGGAAGGCGACTGGTTCTGCTTCGAGGCCAATCCGGCCCCCGCCTTCACCTTCTTCGCAGGAGCCGACCAGGTGGCCGAAGCCGTAGCCGACCTACTCCACGCTCACCGCCCGAGTTCGTAG